The following coding sequences are from one Paracoccus zhejiangensis window:
- a CDS encoding group III truncated hemoglobin, giving the protein MRINIRRPKSVNEVRRMPVSILELVFTIPISRSIPNRKTETQMETVAPLENSISARPGMTAALMAETGLDEAVLRKLVHRFYSRVRADQMLGPIFATRITDWTPHLERMVAFWSSVALMTGQYHGRPVPAHTPLPIDAAHFDRWLALFRATAEETCTPAGAAHVMERAERIAHSLHIAVVSAQGCPAAPPKLF; this is encoded by the coding sequence ATGCGCATCAACATCCGAAGGCCGAAGTCGGTGAACGAGGTCAGGCGCATGCCGGTGAGCATCCTTGAATTGGTATTTACAATACCTATTAGCAGGTCTATTCCAAACCGCAAGACGGAGACTCAGATGGAAACGGTCGCTCCACTAGAAAATTCCATTTCAGCACGCCCGGGGATGACGGCCGCGCTGATGGCGGAAACCGGGCTGGATGAGGCGGTGCTGCGCAAGCTTGTGCACCGCTTTTACAGCAGGGTCCGCGCCGATCAGATGCTGGGACCGATCTTTGCCACAAGGATCACCGACTGGACCCCGCATCTGGAACGTATGGTCGCATTCTGGTCATCGGTCGCGCTGATGACTGGTCAGTATCATGGCCGCCCGGTGCCAGCGCACACTCCCCTGCCCATCGACGCCGCACATTTCGACCGGTGGCTGGCGCTGTTCCGCGCCACGGCAGAGGAGACCTGCACTCCGGCAGGCGCGGCCCATGTGATGGAGCGCGCCGAACGGATAGCCCATTCCCTGCATATCGCGGTTGTATCCGCCCAAGGTTGCCCGGCCGCGCCACCCAAGCTGTTCTGA